One Ostrea edulis chromosome 6, xbOstEdul1.1, whole genome shotgun sequence genomic window, GTACGTTTCTCAACCATTGTGATAaacagcatcttttcataaGATGTGGGGGGGACTATGAAAGCCCCCCACACTGTCTATGGGGTTGTCTACCCCTTACTGTCTGGCGGCCTTCTTGTTTCGGCGGCGGCGTCTCTTGAGCGGCTTCTTGGGGGCATCTGGCACTCCTTCATAGAAGAAGTGCCACTCATATGAGTCGTCGGGTTGGAACACAATGCGCCCCGGGGGCCGCTGTACCAGTTCCAGCTCGGCATCCCAGTCCTCACGCTGATCCTCCGGGACCAGGTTGTGGTTCTTGATGGGAGGACTTGGTACTTGGCTCATCTTCACTTTCTTCTTTCTTCTAtaacttaaaaatcttctttcttCTTAAAAGCTGTGGTGgatcaccagtgaagcgaactggcgagcgcgccggtatatatcaggaaagcgcggacctcctcgaaaacatccctcgcttcggagacgaagccaagatggcggccgtcaaaatggcggatttgtgctttcgagCAGAGTGTTTTTTCTCATTGtctttttctagacattcgatatctgtgcatggtagatttaatctgatagattctgGGGCGCGGAATTCAATAAACTTActtttattttgctacgtcgcatagtttttaaagaaacagaggTCAAAGAGGTCGAGTCGAGGCTCGATGTTTCTTCTCCGCctctttaaaacttcatttctCACGTCTGTGAGGCAGTAGAAACCTCAATGATAGTTAGATCGATAGAGAAAACCCTATTTCATCCTATTTTAATGCCACTTTGAATGGGGTAGTGAACCCTTATCAAAGAAACCCCATGATTGACACTCGACAAACACATCGCGTGAATGTGACTTATATAAACGAAAGCTGTAGCCTCGACACGCATCATTCACATCATGAGTGTGACTTATGTGCAGGGAGATTTACTCACTATGAAAGTCGATGGtattgtacaacaatgtaaTTGTTTAACGGTGAAACCTCATGGATTAAGTCAAAGTATTGCTGACAAATATCCGTGGGGCAACTTGTATGCTACACGGAGACCCTTAGGCCGTAGAAATCTAGCTATAGAACCCGATCGAGGAATACCCGGCACGTTACGCATCTTATCAAATGCTACAGACCCTGATGTGATTTGTTTCTTAGCCCAGTGGGATTACGGAAAAGGAACTCAGCGTATTCCCCGCTATCGAGATACACCCGAACAGCGAGAACTAtggtttcaacaatgtttacGTGAATTGGCCACATTATCGTACAAGACTTTAGCCTTCCCTTATAAGATTGGGTGTGGGTTAGCGGGAGGAAATTGGACTCATTACAGACAATGTATTCATGATTTTGCTTATAGGTATGATCAACAAGTGTATATTGTCATTAAATcatgtatttgttaataaaGTGCAACTGGTGTTAATTTGTTTCTCAATCATTGTCATAAAAGCATCTTTTCGTAACATGTGGGTGGCCCTAAAAAGGGCCGTTTGGTCCTAAGACCGACTTTCAATGCCTGGCTCCGGTAAACCGGCATAACGGGCACCGTCCCCGGGTGTGTCGCCGCTCCTCTATCCGCTCCACGCACAGGCAGCAAGCTGGGCGCTGCCTACATCCCCTGCACGTAATACCGGAGTGTACCCTGTCTTGCCAGCAGACAGGGCACTTAAACCAGATAGGAACCGCCCTATCTGCCCAGCCAGGGACAGTCATAGGGTGGTTCCTCGGGGGATGACTTGCCACAGGTGCGTGGGTTGGTCTCGGTGGCGGAGTCCTCCCTGCAGACCGGATGGTAGGTGGTGGGGGTCTTGCAGGGGCTGCTGGTCTCGGTGGTGATGGTGGCGGCGTGTCTGCGACCAACAGCGACGGACTCTGGGCTGGGCTTGGAGGTGGCGCGGGGGACGGTGACCTCGGTGAGTACTCCACCGGTGACGCTGGCGACTCGCTCATCGGCACCGGGCTGTATTCCTCCGGTGCCGATGGTATCGCTGGTGGTGGTGCTGTAGGCGTCGCCGGGGAgtaaggtggtggtggtgagggTGGCTGTGGGGCCCGTCGGCGTGGTCTCGTAGCCGTGGACATCCGGGCGGTGCGGCGGCGACTCCTCCCTTCATACTCCTGCCGCACCCGGTCGATCTCACGGGCCCCACTGCGGTCGAAAGGGGAGAAGGTACTCAGGTCGTTCTGAGAACGGACGACCCAATTCTCCCCTACCCGCTCCTCAGCCACCACTACCAGCCGGTACCGAAAGCCAGGCAGGGTCTGGAAATTGTAGATCGGGTCTCTTCTTCCTTCAGCCATTCTTCTATAACTTCTTAAAATCTTCTATCTTCTTTCTTCAAAAATAATCAAACCTTTGCTGgatcaccagtgaagcgaactggcgagcgcgccggtatatatcaggaaagcgcggacctcctcgaaaacatccctcgcttcggagacgaagccaagatggcggccgtcaaaatggcggatttgtgctttcgagaaaagagttttttctcattttctttttctagacattcgatatctgtgcatggtagatttaatctgatagattctgGGGCGCGGAATtcgttaaacttatttttattttgctacgtcgcatagttttcaaagaaataagggtcaaagaggtcgagtcgaggttcaatgtttcttcaccgcctctttaaaaatttatttctcgacCATGTACATCCCTAAAAACATCTCATGAGGTCTATTCGATAGaaaacaccttatttgattcgattttcactctacctttaggattttctggattcctcaacaaataaacccttctctgagagactcaaccaaacacagctttcgtgtaaacaattttattcatgtcacatatttcaaatacataactccCGTACACAACACCAATacacatgtctttttaaaatagggtccaacattttttccatttctcgaATCCTGCGTTGAAATCGATATCGATCAGCGGCTACAGTCATCCAGATACTTTTCCGGTCTTCTTCGGGTAACAGATACACTTCATTATTGTCCAGATTAAAAGTTacacattttcttgtattttgttgtacatgtgatGAAGATACCGCACTCGAAGGGTCTCGATCACGCCACTGATGTGCGGATTTGTTCTCTTTAACTCCTCGGCTACTAAATGAATCAACACCAAGGACTCGGTGTTGATACGGTTCTCGAGCAAATGTCTGCATATCCACCAATATTCGTCTAAAGTGATTGGAAATAATACCGCACGAAGataggatttcaatttttgaaaatctggcAAGTTTTCTATTTCCTCTATACACTGTAGGACAAATGTTTTTTCGATGTTATCCCGGGCAGTCatgatttcataaatgaaatgaattaagttcTTCACACTTTATGTATACTTCTCGAAGCCAGTCCTTGGTGATACTTTCAATCTCGGCGGTTTTTTTCTGGCATGCGTTTCTTGAATTCTTCCCCCACgacataaattaacatcaacCCCGCATCGTTATAGAGATTGATGTACACCTGGTTCCGTAGATCTGTATATTGGTCCAGAGTCAATGGAAACACTCCCGCTATCAGAAAATTTTTTAGCGAATTGAAACACCACATCGTCTTGCATTTTCTCGACCCATTCTAATGCATGGTTATGCGCTTTTTCTGCGATGTTGTCACTTTCAgtcatgatttgtaaatgactAAAATGAATACAAGTATCCGCTTTTTCTACGATGTTGTCACTTCCAGCCATGATTCGATAATGAAGGAAAACTAGTTAAAACGGATCATTTCCATGAATCCTTCTTGTAAACATTCCTGTAGAATGATTTCGATGTCTCGGATTTGATCGGGGATGATTTTCTTCAGTTCCTCAGCatacaaatagatcatgatcAATCGCCCGGGATTCGTGTCTTTAACTAACGATCTACCAATCCTCTGAAAACTGTCAAGATTCCCCACCTCGTGTATCGCCGATTGTACATAGGCTTTAGCAGATTTATACCAAGACgaattttcaacaatcttgaCAAAATCTATAATACAAGTATGACCGTCTAACCTAGTGTTGGAAGTTCCACCCATAGTGAATAAATAAGTTAAGAAAACATTCGTATTTATAGGGAAAAGGTCGTGGAGTGCAGAGAATATTTTAGATTTGATACAATAGagtttttcaagttcaattagtgcactagcacgcgcCGGTCACGAGATGTTCTAGATGAAACCGGTTTTTCCGATGATGCAATAGCCTGTTGTACAGTAGCACGCGCTAACATTCTCGACCATTACACTGTTAGTCATGGACGATAACGTATGGGAAGAATTGAAAGAGATGCGTCGAATGAGAAATCGTAGGAGAAGatctaaaaattggtgttttgaATATGTCTTACAAGAGAGGGAAACGGAACATGCCATTCTGATCGATTTGGAAGATTGCTACCGCGACAATACTGTAATACAGTTTATGATTGCCCAGTTTTACACGCTGTCTAACGGAACCAGAAAAGTGTCGGGATTCATGCGTTTGAAAAAACGTCGTAACAGAGGTGGTGCATGGCGACAGCTTTTTTGTGCAAACATTTATTGGCTGGAAACAATCAACGTGATGAATTTCCGAGGTAGCAGAGCtcaaaaaatagaaaacgcCATTACCTCACCAGATCACAGTTATAACTTTTATGATGTAGATTATCCCTACGAATTTGGCTTAAGAGATtattaaaaacacacacacaaaacagcccttttcagggctattttaaacaccaatataagttccattccactaaagtcaatgtgtagcaatgtgcactagcacgcgctggtcgcgagaTGTTCTAGATGAAACCggtttttcaagttcaattagtgcactagcacgcgctggtcgcgagaTGTTCTAAATGAAACCGGTTTTTCCAGAAAAGATGTTGCAACCACGTGCTCCCCACGAGACAGAATAGTCTAGACATTTTGCTGGCTATAAAAGCGGAGCCCAAGTGTCAGTCCTCATTCGATCTTCAATCACCTTCCAGAAGACATGGCTCAGAAACAACTAGAATTTGTGGACAAAGctcagaagaaaatagatcagctGGTACAGAAGGAGATAGCGCCACAGAAagactacattgaactgaagaaAGCTAAGCCTGACGATCAGAAGACTGAACTGGGGAAGACCTCGAACTTCTATCTCACGTCTCCAGACTACGTTGGTCAACAAGTGAAGATGCCCCAGACCTCGAGCTTCAATCTCACGCCTTCAGACTACATTGCTCAACAAGagaagatggcccagacctcgGATTACCTCCCTAGCCAGAATCCGACAGACCCGGGATTAGGCTTCTATTTTCCCGATTCACAGGATGCTACGGGACTGGAGATGGGGTTATACAATAAACCCCCCTTCGGTGGAGAAGATTCCCGCATGAGCAGGACCGATTTCGCCATCATTACGACCACACTGGACGGTATTGTCAACCGGATCAACGTGATGGCTGATGAAATCGCCAATCACACCGCGGTGCTGGTGAAAAAAATCGAGGAATTAGCAGCAACCCGTAAGGACATCACCAGCAGAAAAAGGAAGGACCCAGCCACTAACCCCTGTTTCACATGTGGAGAAACGGGACATTGGTCACCAGATTGCCCTCAGAAAGTCAAGAAAACTGTAGAAAAGGACCCTTGTTACAAGTGTGGGAAATTATGCCACTGGATCAGCGACTGCCCGAGAGATGAAGACGAATTGATGGCTATGATTGGCGAGGTACCCGGCACAAAACCTCCGGTCATAAGAGAGTACACCCCATCGGAGAAGTGGAACCCACCACCCCCTAAGAAAACGAGCAAAGAGATGAGTGAAGGAGAACCCCCTAAAAAGAAGAGAAAGCTGAGCCGCAAGAATAAAGAATGAACGTGTGATAAAACTGGTGTGGACTTTATTCTgacaattttaatgtttaactgtataaaattgtgttcaattgttattcaaattgtttatttaataaatgtgtaaacttcaCATCATGCGTTTATTATTCATTGTGGATTTTAAAGGATTCACACACGGCTCAGGCCTCGTCGTCATAGCGATCTCGACTTTAGTGTTCTCGATTCTACCCCATTGTTGCGTCACACCACTATCGACCCATTGTTGCGTCATAGCACCTATCTCCGCTCTAGTTCATACCAGCCTAGCCCTGCACAGCACGCGCTAGGCACGCCCCGCCTTAGCAACGGCCGCTCTCCAGTGCGTTCTaaaacttgaccttttgacctcaaaagtgcactcagttgaaccaccCATCGAGCCGGGTTATACTACTAATATTCAGTATAGTGTTTCACTTGAATCTCATAGAGtattgaaacattcagtataatgctcacttaaatcctatattgaagcattcagtataatgctcACTTAAATCTCATTgtgaagcattcagtataatgttcacttgaatctcagaattttatattattgaaacattcagtataatgttcatcGGGATCTCATtttgaagcattcagtataatgctcacttaaatcctatattgaagtattcagtataatgttcacttgaatctcatagattattgaaacattcagtataatgttcaggTGAATCTAAtttgaagcattcagtataatgctcacttaaatcctatattgaagtattcagtataatgttcacttgaatctcaaagattattgaaacattcagtataatgctcacttaaatcctatattgaagcattcagtataatgctcacttaaatcctatattgaagcattcagtataatgctcacttaaatcctatattgaagtattcagtataatgttcacttgaatctcatagattattgaaacattcagtataatgctcacttaaatcctatattgaagcattcagtataatgctcacttaaatcctatattgaagtattcagtataatgttcacttgaatctcatagattattgaaacattcagtataatgctcacttaaatcctatattgaagcattcagtataatgctcacttaaatcctatattgaagcattcagtataatgctcacttaaatcctatattgaagtattcagtataatgttcacttgaatctcatagattattgaaacattcagtataatgttcacttaaatcctatattgaagtattcagtataatgctcacttgaatctcatagattattgaaacattcagtataatgttcacttaaatcctatattgaagtattcagtataatgctcacttgaatctcatagattattgaaacattcagtataatgctcacttaaatcctatattgaagtattcagtataatgctcacttaaatcctatattgaagtattcagtataatgctcacttgaatctcatagattattgaaacattcagtataatgctcacttaaatcctatattgaagtattcagtataatgctcacttaaatcctatattgaagtattcagtataatgctcacttgaatctcatagattattgaaacattcagtataatgctcacttaaatcctatattgaagtattcagtataatgttcacttaaatcctatattgaagtattcagtataatgttcacttaaatcctatattgaagcattcagtataatgctcacttaaatcctatattgaagcattcagtataatgctcacttaaatcctatattgaagtattcagtataatgttcacgTGAATCTCATAgattattgaaacattcagtataatgctcacttaaatcctatattgaagtattcagtataatgttcacttgaatctcatagattattgaaacattcagtataatgctcACTTAAATCCTATATTGAAGCATTAAGTATAATGCTCACTTAAATCCTATattgaagcattcagtataatgcttacttaaatcctatattgaagtattcagtataatgctcacttgaatctcatagattattgaaacattcagtataatgctcacttaaatcctatattgaagtattcagtataatgctcacttgaatctcatagattattgaaacattcagtataatgctcacttaaatcctatattgaagtattcagtataatgctcacttgaatctcatagattattgaaacattcagtataatgctcacttaaatcctatattgaagtattcagtataatgttcacttaaatcctatattgaagtattcagtataatgttcacttaaatcctatattgaagtattcagtataatgttcacttaaatcctatattgaagtattcagtataatgctcacttaaatcctatattgaagtattcagtataatgttcacttgaatctcatagattattgaaacattcagtataatgctcacttaaatcctatattgaagtattcagtataatgctcacttgaatctcatagattattgaaacattca contains:
- the LOC125657830 gene encoding uncharacterized protein LOC125657830, with product MAEGRRDPIYNFQTLPGFRYRLVVVAEERVGENWVVRSQNDLSTFSPFDRSGAREIDRVRQEYEGRSRRRTARMSTATRPRRRAPQPPSPPPPYSPATPTAPPPAIPSAPEEYSPVPMSESPASPVEYSPRSPSPAPPPSPAQSPSLLVADTPPPSPPRPAAPARPPPPTIRSAGRTPPPRPTHAPVASHPPRNHPMTVPGWADRAVPIWFKCPVCWQDRVHSGITCRGCRQRPACCLCVERIEERRHTRGRCPLCRFTGARH